The following proteins are encoded in a genomic region of Pikeienuella piscinae:
- a CDS encoding branched-chain amino acid ABC transporter permease has translation MIAPPTPQAAGMPTLHKAIFAVLLVFLLVLPFMVYPVFAMKVMCFALFAAAFNLLLGFGGLLSFGHAAYFGGASYVAAHAAKVWGLTPELSVLCGTAAAAILGLAIGALSIRRQGIYFAMVTLAFAQMVYFFALQVPFTGGEDGIQSVPRGALFGLISLESNISLYFFVLAVTFGGILFLYRIVHSPFGQVLKAIRENEPRAISLGYNVNRYKLMVFVLSATFSGLAGATKSQVFQLASLTDVHWMMSGEVVLMTLLGGMGTVFGPLVGGAVIVTMQNYLATFGAWVMVIQGIIFVLGVLLFREGIIGVISRWLKRPL, from the coding sequence ATGATCGCGCCCCCCACGCCGCAGGCCGCGGGAATGCCCACGCTCCACAAGGCGATCTTCGCCGTGCTGCTGGTCTTTCTTCTCGTCTTGCCGTTCATGGTCTATCCGGTCTTCGCGATGAAGGTGATGTGCTTTGCGCTTTTCGCCGCCGCGTTCAACCTGCTGCTCGGCTTCGGCGGGCTGCTGTCGTTCGGTCACGCGGCCTATTTCGGCGGGGCGAGCTATGTCGCTGCGCACGCCGCCAAGGTCTGGGGCCTGACACCAGAGCTTTCGGTGCTCTGCGGCACGGCGGCGGCGGCGATTCTCGGGCTGGCGATCGGCGCGCTGTCGATCCGCCGGCAGGGCATCTACTTCGCCATGGTCACGCTGGCCTTCGCGCAGATGGTCTATTTCTTCGCCCTGCAGGTCCCGTTCACCGGCGGCGAGGACGGCATCCAGTCCGTCCCGCGCGGCGCGCTCTTCGGGCTCATCTCGCTCGAAAGCAACATTTCGCTCTACTTCTTCGTGCTCGCCGTGACTTTCGGCGGTATCCTCTTCCTCTACCGCATCGTCCATTCGCCCTTCGGCCAGGTGCTGAAAGCGATCCGCGAGAACGAGCCGCGCGCGATTTCACTGGGTTACAACGTAAACCGTTACAAGCTCATGGTGTTCGTCCTGTCCGCCACCTTCTCCGGGCTGGCGGGAGCGACGAAAAGCCAGGTGTTCCAGCTCGCCTCCCTGACCGACGTACACTGGATGATGTCGGGCGAAGTGGTGCTGATGACCCTGCTCGGCGGGATGGGCACCGTCTTCGGCCCGTTGGTGGGCGGCGCAGTGATCGTAACGATGCAGAACTATCTCGCGACCTTTGGCGCCTGGGTGATGGTGATTCAGGGGATCATCTTCGTGCTCGGCGTCCTCCTGTTCCGCGAGGGCATCATCGGCGTGATCTCACGTTGGCTGAAACGTCCGCTCTGA